The Streptomyces sp. NBC_01197 genome window below encodes:
- a CDS encoding C40 family peptidase, with product MSHTAHIPSHRKPRRSSAARTALRAGVAGGVLSTIAVAGAAGSANAAEPVNESTIQMPTLSAAQVADVTEQVASDLQQQAQQDTAAQEAAKAAKKAHTEAVHKAEAKKKAEAKAKAEAKAKAEAAARASRSSARTALHAVTTAASSSTSSLGSGSVASIVSFVKSHIGDAYVMGGTGSSSWDCSGLVQAAYKNVGVDLPRVSQGQSTAGTQVSLSNLQPGDILYWGSSGSAYHVAIYVGGGQFVGAQNPSTGVVERPLSYDQPTGAVRVL from the coding sequence ATGTCCCACACCGCTCACATACCCAGCCACCGGAAGCCCCGCCGCAGCAGCGCAGCCAGGACCGCGCTCCGTGCCGGAGTCGCCGGTGGCGTTCTCAGCACCATCGCAGTGGCGGGTGCCGCTGGTTCGGCGAACGCGGCCGAGCCGGTGAACGAGAGCACCATCCAGATGCCCACCCTCAGCGCGGCCCAGGTAGCCGACGTCACGGAGCAGGTCGCCTCCGACCTCCAGCAGCAGGCCCAGCAGGACACCGCGGCCCAGGAGGCCGCCAAGGCCGCCAAGAAGGCCCACACGGAGGCCGTGCACAAGGCGGAGGCCAAGAAGAAGGCCGAAGCGAAGGCCAAGGCCGAGGCCAAGGCGAAGGCCGAGGCCGCCGCGCGCGCCTCTCGCTCGTCCGCCCGTACGGCGCTGCACGCCGTCACCACGGCCGCCAGCTCGTCCACCTCCTCGCTGGGCTCCGGCTCCGTCGCGTCCATCGTGAGCTTCGTGAAGTCCCACATCGGCGACGCGTACGTCATGGGCGGCACCGGCTCCAGCTCATGGGACTGCTCGGGTCTGGTCCAGGCCGCGTACAAGAACGTGGGTGTCGACCTCCCCCGCGTCTCCCAGGGCCAGTCGACCGCGGGCACCCAGGTCTCGCTGAGCAACCTGCAGCCCGGCGACATCCTCTACTGGGGCAGCTCCGGCAGCGCGTACCACGTGGCCATCTACGTCGGCGGCGGCCAGTTCGTCGGCGCGCAGAACCCGAGCACCGGTGTGGTCGAGCGCCCCCTGAGCTACGACCAGCCGACCGGCGCGGTCCGCGTCCTCTGA
- a CDS encoding DUF899 family protein: protein MRQTGLAGESAEYISAREELGRAEIELMRHRERVADLRRRLPLGPVVDDYVFEEGPADLQAGDGPVKTVRLAELFTRPGRDLIVYHLMYGKKQTEPCPMCTMWIDGFNGVARHVAQNADLAIVAAAGLPELRAHARNRKWTNLRLLSAGSSTFKSDLGSEDADGVQDSQVSVFTRDDDGSVRHVYSAHPRMSDDIDQRGIDLLSPVWHLLDLTRRGRKDWFAALRY from the coding sequence ATGCGTCAGACCGGTCTCGCCGGGGAATCGGCCGAATACATCAGTGCCCGGGAGGAACTGGGGCGGGCCGAGATCGAGCTGATGCGCCACCGCGAACGCGTCGCGGACCTGCGTCGCCGGCTCCCGCTGGGCCCGGTCGTCGACGACTACGTATTCGAGGAGGGCCCGGCCGATCTGCAGGCCGGTGACGGACCGGTGAAGACCGTGCGCCTGGCTGAACTCTTCACCCGGCCCGGACGGGACCTGATCGTCTACCACCTCATGTACGGCAAGAAGCAGACCGAACCGTGCCCCATGTGCACGATGTGGATCGACGGCTTCAACGGGGTGGCCCGCCACGTGGCGCAGAACGCCGATCTGGCGATCGTCGCCGCGGCTGGCCTGCCCGAGCTCCGCGCGCACGCCCGAAACCGGAAGTGGACGAACCTGCGTCTGCTCAGCGCCGGTTCCAGCACCTTCAAGTCCGACCTGGGCAGCGAGGACGCCGACGGCGTCCAGGACTCGCAGGTGTCCGTGTTCACCCGCGACGACGACGGGTCCGTACGCCACGTCTACTCGGCCCACCCACGGATGTCCGACGACATCGACCAGCGGGGCATCGACCTGCTGAGCCCGGTTTGGCACCTTCTCGACCTCACCCGCCGGGGGCGGAAGGACTGGTTCGCGGCGCTGCGCTACTAG